CCTGCGGGCGATCCGAGATATGGCATGTCATTGCGTATCGGCGGTCTTCCCGGCCGCGCTGCCGCTGATGTGGTTACGCAAGTGGTCTTTCCACTCGGGAGACCTCGTGCCTCGCCGGCCACGGGGAGCCGGGCTTCCCGCCGGGCAGTCCACGGACAATAAGTCGCAAGGCATAGTCCGCCTGGAGGTGGTCCCCCGGCCTTTGCGACCCGGCCCGCGGGCCGTTCCGCCAAGACAACATTTACCCCGTATTAAGGGACCTGGGGCTAGCGTCGCGATGACGAGCGTGATGCTAAGCGACGGGGCGGCGACATGTCGGGCGACAGGGGTGCGGACAGCGGAACGGAAGATGGCGCGGAAGGCGGGGCGGATTGCGTCGGCCGGCTGAGCCGGATCAGCAGCCGCACCAGCATGATGACCATCGACGCGGTGCTCCAAGCCGTGCCGCGGGACGGCAGGGGCTATGCGGCGGCCGCCGAGGAACTGCGTGGCATCGCGCGACGGGTCGTCCATACCACCCGGGATTTCGCGGCCAGCCTGCCGGAAGCCCGCTGAGTCCTCATTCTGCGGTTTTGTCCGATTCGACGGGGCGGTCCGGGACGAAGACCCGGCCGTCCCTCACCGTGACCCCCACGGGTGTCAGGAAGCTGCCGAGGCAGGGACCGCTGACGCAGAGCCCCGTACCGATCTCGAACAGCGCGCCGTGGGTGGCGCACTGGATGTGGCGCCCGTCCAGGCTCATGAAGCGGTCGGGCGTCCAGTCCAGCGGCGAGCGTGCGTGCGGGCACGAATTGACGTAGCCCACGACCCCGTCGCCCCGCCGCACGACCAGGATGTCGAGCGGCGCCGATCCCACGGCGGCACCGCCCGCACGCAGCGTGAAGCCGCGTCCGGTACCGTCGGGGATTTCCCCCAGACGGCAGAGTTCTCCGGGTCTCGGCTCCTCAGGCATCGATCCCGGCCAGCCGACAGATATGCCGCCATTGGGTATCGGTGACCGGGCAGACCGACAGGCGGGACTGCCGGATCAGCGCCATGTCGGCCAGGACGGGATCGGCCTTCATCTGCTTCAGCGTCACCGGCGTCGCGGCGGGGACCACGGGCCTGACGTCCACCATGCCGAAGCGGCCCGCCTCGTCACCGGGATCGGGATAGTATTCCCGGGCGATCTCGACCACGCCGACGATCTCCAGCCCCTCGTTGGAGTGGTAGAAGAAGGCCCGGTCGCCCAGGCGCATGGCCTTCAGGTTGTTGGAAGCCTGGTGGTTGCGGACGCCGTCCCAGTGGGTGACGCCGTCCGCGACCATCCGGTCCCAGGAATATTTGAAGGGCTCGGATTTCACCAGCCAATAGGCCATCGCTGCCGCCTCGGGGTCTTGTCTGTCTGTCCTGGGTTGCGGTCGGGTATCAGGCGGGCGACTTCGGCAGGACCTTGCGCCACGGCAGGATCGTTACGCTCTCGAACAGACCGGCCTTGGCATAGGGGTCGTCGGCGGAGAAGCGCTCGGCGCCGGCGCGGTCGTCGAACTCGACGATCAGCACGCTGCCGGTCATGGCGCTGCCGTCGTCGGTCAGCGTCGGGCCGGCGGCGAAGATCTTGTCGCCGAAGCTTTCCAGATAGGCCAGGTGGGCGGTTCGGTTGGCCGCGCGGACGTCGCCGCTGCCCTGCCTGTCGGTGCAGGTGATGATGAAATGCATTGCTATGCCTCCCCTTGTTTGGTGCTGCCCATGTTTGGTGCTGCCTGCCCGCTGTCGCGGGTGACCAGTCTTACCCTACCGGCCTTCGATGCGAAACGGCCGAGCCATCAGGGCCGCGATCGTCGCGTCGATGTCGGCGCCGCGGTTGAGGATGGCGTCGACCGCCTGGCAGATCGGCATGTCCACCCCCTTGCGCGCGGCGAGCGCTCCGACGGCCGCGGCGGTGTGGACACCCTCCGCGACGGAATGGCGTTCCCCCAGGATGTCGGCCAGCGGCCGTCCCTGGCCCAGCGCCGCGCCCAGCGACATGTTGCGCGACTGGTGGCTGGTGCAGGTCAGCGTCAGGTCGCCCAGGCCGGACAGGCCGGTCAGCGTCTCCGGCCGGGCGCCCAGCGCCAGGGCCAGGCGCGTGATCTCGGCCAGTCCGCGGGTGATCAGCGCGGCGCGCGCGTTGTCGCCCAGCCGCTTTCCTTCGATGATGCCGCAGGCGATGGCCAGCACGTTCTTGACGGCGCCGCCGATCTGGGCCCCGGTCACGTCGTCCGACAGGTACGGCCGGAAGCTGCGGCTGCCCAGCGTCTCGACCAGGCGCGCGCCCAGGGCCTGGTCGCCGATCGCCAGCGTGACCGCGGTGGGCTGGCCGCGCGCCACCTCGGCGGCGAAGGTCGGGCCCGAGAGCACCGCGACCGGGCGACCGGGCAGTTCCGCCTCGGCGGCCTCGCTCATCAGGCAGCCGGTCGCGAGCTCGATCCCCTTGGCGCACAACACGACCGGCGTGCCGGCCGCCGCGATCGGGGCCAGCCGGGCGCAGGCGGCGCGCAGGTGCTGCGCCGGGGTCACCAGCATCAGCACGTCGGCCGCCGCGGCCTCCGCCAGGTCGCCGGTCAGGCCGAGCGCGGGGTCGAGCGGGATTCCAGGCAGGTAGCGGGCGTTCTCGCGCCGCTGGCGCATCGCCTCCACGACCTCCGGCTCGCGCGCCCACAGGACGGAGTCGCGTCCCGCCCGGAGCGCCGCCAGCGCGATCGCGGTGCCCCACGCACCGGCGCCGATCACGCCGACTCGGGCGAAGGGCTGGACATCGGCAGCGGTCATGACGGATTTCCCTGGTGGCGGACGGCGCAGTCATTACGGGAGCGGCGCGGGGATGGCAACCGGGTTGCGCGGATCGCCGGGTCCGGTTCGCCCCGGCGTCACGCGATGGAAGGGCGCTGGCGCTTCCGCGCGATTTCGGATAGTTCTATCCGGGTTCGCTCCCGGTCAACAGTTCGCGGTCGGTATGGTCATGGCACTCCTGAAACGGGCCACTCCCGCGTCGGGCCACGATGCCCAGGCGGTTTCACCTGCACCCGACTCGGGGGGGACCGGCGACCCGGTACAGGAACGTGCCATCGACGACGCGATCCAGGATCTTTTCACCAGGCTCGACGCGGCGAAAGCCGAGGCCATTGCCTCCGGCGACCTTGAAAGGCTGTCGTCACCCTTTTCCCTGCTTTATCCCACGATGGTTCGCCTTGCCGACAGGGATCGCGACGGTGTCGAGCCCGCGTGAGCCGAAACAGGAATGATCCCGACCAGCCTGTCGCTTCCACCTTTGCAAAACCTTGCCCGGCATCAGTCGGAGTGCCTTTTCTCGATCATATCCCACGTAGTCAGCCATCCCGACCGGCCTGACCGGGTCGCCCACCGCGCCGACACGCCGTACTTCGTCGTCAGCCGCCGAACCGGACTGGGCAGGGAGGCGATCGTGGTCGTCTATCGCTGCACGTTGGTCGCGGCCTCGCGGCGGATCGTCCTGGGCGACGGGAAGCCGCACCGGGGAAACATGATGGCTGTCGAGGTAGTCTCGATCACGACGCATTCTCCCGGCGATTGACCGCCCAAGCCCGGGATGAACTTCCCCTTCACGCCTTGGCGCCCTTGCCCTCCGGCTTCCGGGCGGCCGGGTCGAGCGGCCAGCGGGGGCGGGGTGCGAAGTCGAGGCCGTCGGATTGGCCGAGCCTGAGCCGTTCCAGCCCGGCCCACGCGATCATCACGGCGTTGTCGGTGCACAACCGCATCGGCGGCGCCTGGAAACGGAAGCCCTGCTTCTCCGCCAGGGCGGTCAGCCGGGCGCGCAGGTACTTGTTGGCGGCGACGCCGCCCGCCACCACCAGCGTGTCGCCGTCCGGATGCTCGGCGCGGAACCGGGCCATGGCCCGGGCGCAGCGGTCGACCATAACGTCGCCGACGGCGGCCTGGAACCCGGCGGCGAGGTCGCGGACGTCGGCCGGATCCAGCGGGCCGGCCGGCAGCTCGTCCAGACGGTTGCGCACCGCCGTCTTCAGTCCGGAGAAGGAGAAGTCGCAGCCCGGGCGCCCCTTCATCGGGCGCGGCAGCTCGAACCGGGCGGGATCGCCGCCCTCGGCCGCGCGCTCCAGCAGCGGCCCGCCGGGATAGCCCAGGCCCATCAGCTTGGCCGCCTTGTCGAACGCCTCGCCGACCGCGTCGTCGATCGTGGTGCCGAGCCGCCGGTAGCGCCCGACCCCCTCGACCGCCAGGATCTGGCAATGGCCGCCCGACACCAGCAGCAGCAGGTACGGGAAGGCCAGGCCTTCCGGCGCGGGGTCGGTCAGCCGCGCCGTCAGGGCGTGGCCTTCCAGGTGGTTGACCGCGACGAAGGGCAGGCCGCGCACGGCGGCGATCGCCTTGGCGGTCATCACGCCGACGATCACGCCGCCGATCAGCCCCGGCCCCCCGGTCGCGGCGACCCCGTCGAGCCGGTCGAAGCCGATGCCCGCCTCGTCCATGGCGCGGCGGATCAGGCCGTCCAGGTGGTCCAGGTGGGCGCGGGCGGCGATCTCGGGAACGACGCCGCCATAGGGGCGGTGGTCGGAGAGCTGCGACAGCACGACGTCGCCCAGGATCTCGCGCCGGTCGGTGACGACGGCAGCGGCCGTCTCGTCGCAGCTGGTTTCGATGCCTAAGACTATCATTGAACTATCGATCCGGTGCGATCAGGTTCGGGTCAGGGTTTCGGTCAGGATCTGCTTGGTAATGACCAGCGACAGGGAGCCGTTCTCGAGTTCGAGGAATTTCTCGGACGACCGGGGCAGCGGGATCTTGTTCTTCCGGCAGAACAGGATCAGGAAGGCGGCGATCTCGCCCTGGCCGAACCGCATCTCGTGAAGCTTGCGGGCGCCGATCTGCTCGATCTGGACGAACAGCTGAAGCTCCGGCTCGGTCACCGTCCAGACCCGCCGCACCTGCCCGTGCGGCATCTTGTCCGGATGCAGGGCCGCGAACAGCCGCACCGCCTCGCGGACCGCGTCGTTCGAGAATATCACCTGCCTGCGTTCCGTGATCATCCGCTTTCTCTCCACCGGTCCCCCGCCGCATGGCGGCAGGTTGATCCCGCCGCATCGCGGCAAATCCATTCCACCGCACCGCAGCGACGGGACAGCGAGACATACAGCGTAAAAGCCCCTATACCAACGGACTTTCCACTTGCGCCGTCCCGGCCCATGTGGGGACTTCCGCAGCGGCCCGTAACGTCCTAAAGAAAAATCATGAGCATCCCTGTGCGAACCGGCCCCGTCCGTATCGGCACGCGCGGCAGCCCCCTGGCGCTGGCGCAGGCCCACCAGACCCGCGCCCGCCTGGCCGCGGCCCATGCCGCGCTGGCGGCTCCCGACGCGATCGAGATCGTGGTGATCCGGACCACCGGCGACCGCATCCAGGACCGCACCCTGATGGAGGCGGGCGGAAAGGGCCTCTTCACCAAGGAGATCGAGGAGGCGCTGGTCGCCGGGTCGATCGACCTGGCGGTCCATTCCATGAAGGACGTGCCGACCTGGCTGCCCGACGGGCTGGAGATCCGCTGCCTCCTCCCGCGCGAGGACCCGCGCGACGCCTTCTTCTCCAATGTCGCCGCCCATCTCGACGACCTGCCGGAAGGCGCCGTGGTCGGCACCGCGAGCCTGCGCCGGCAGGCCCAGGTGCTGGCGCGGCGGCCCGACCTGAAGGTGGTGCCGATCCGGGGCAACGTGGAGACGCGGCTGCGCAAGCTGGCCGACGGCGAGGTCGACGCCACCCTGCTGGCGCTCGCCGGCCTGAAGCGGCTCGACATGACCGACCGGATCACCTCGGTGATCGAGCCCGACGTCATGCTGCCCGCCGTGGCCCAGGGCGCCATCGGGATCGAGACCCGGGCCGACGACGACATGACCAACGCCCTGCTGGCCCCGCTCAACTGCGAGGCCACCATGGTCCGGGTCTCGGCGGAGCGGGCGCTGCTGGCGGCGCTCGACGGCTCCTGCCGGACGCCGATCGCGGCGCTGGCCAATCTCGACGAGGCCGGCACCCTGACCCTCGACGCGCTGGTGGCCGATCCCGCCGGCAAGCAGATGCTCGGCACGGCGCGGCGGGGAACCGCGGCCGATGCCGTGGCCCTGGGGCGCGATGC
This Skermanella mucosa DNA region includes the following protein-coding sequences:
- a CDS encoding Rieske (2Fe-2S) protein codes for the protein MPEEPRPGELCRLGEIPDGTGRGFTLRAGGAAVGSAPLDILVVRRGDGVVGYVNSCPHARSPLDWTPDRFMSLDGRHIQCATHGALFEIGTGLCVSGPCLGSFLTPVGVTVRDGRVFVPDRPVESDKTAE
- a CDS encoding EVE domain-containing protein; amino-acid sequence: MAYWLVKSEPFKYSWDRMVADGVTHWDGVRNHQASNNLKAMRLGDRAFFYHSNEGLEIVGVVEIAREYYPDPGDEAGRFGMVDVRPVVPAATPVTLKQMKADPVLADMALIRQSRLSVCPVTDTQWRHICRLAGIDA
- a CDS encoding YciI family protein, coding for MHFIITCTDRQGSGDVRAANRTAHLAYLESFGDKIFAAGPTLTDDGSAMTGSVLIVEFDDRAGAERFSADDPYAKAGLFESVTILPWRKVLPKSPA
- a CDS encoding NAD(P)H-dependent glycerol-3-phosphate dehydrogenase, with amino-acid sequence MTAADVQPFARVGVIGAGAWGTAIALAALRAGRDSVLWAREPEVVEAMRQRRENARYLPGIPLDPALGLTGDLAEAAAADVLMLVTPAQHLRAACARLAPIAAAGTPVVLCAKGIELATGCLMSEAAEAELPGRPVAVLSGPTFAAEVARGQPTAVTLAIGDQALGARLVETLGSRSFRPYLSDDVTGAQIGGAVKNVLAIACGIIEGKRLGDNARAALITRGLAEITRLALALGARPETLTGLSGLGDLTLTCTSHQSRNMSLGAALGQGRPLADILGERHSVAEGVHTAAAVGALAARKGVDMPICQAVDAILNRGADIDATIAALMARPFRIEGR
- the tsaD gene encoding tRNA (adenosine(37)-N6)-threonylcarbamoyltransferase complex transferase subunit TsaD, with translation MIVLGIETSCDETAAAVVTDRREILGDVVLSQLSDHRPYGGVVPEIAARAHLDHLDGLIRRAMDEAGIGFDRLDGVAATGGPGLIGGVIVGVMTAKAIAAVRGLPFVAVNHLEGHALTARLTDPAPEGLAFPYLLLLVSGGHCQILAVEGVGRYRRLGTTIDDAVGEAFDKAAKLMGLGYPGGPLLERAAEGGDPARFELPRPMKGRPGCDFSFSGLKTAVRNRLDELPAGPLDPADVRDLAAGFQAAVGDVMVDRCARAMARFRAEHPDGDTLVVAGGVAANKYLRARLTALAEKQGFRFQAPPMRLCTDNAVMIAWAGLERLRLGQSDGLDFAPRPRWPLDPAARKPEGKGAKA
- the hemC gene encoding hydroxymethylbilane synthase encodes the protein MSIPVRTGPVRIGTRGSPLALAQAHQTRARLAAAHAALAAPDAIEIVVIRTTGDRIQDRTLMEAGGKGLFTKEIEEALVAGSIDLAVHSMKDVPTWLPDGLEIRCLLPREDPRDAFFSNVAAHLDDLPEGAVVGTASLRRQAQVLARRPDLKVVPIRGNVETRLRKLADGEVDATLLALAGLKRLDMTDRITSVIEPDVMLPAVAQGAIGIETRADDDMTNALLAPLNCEATMVRVSAERALLAALDGSCRTPIAALANLDEAGTLTLDALVADPAGKQMLGTARRGTAADAVALGRDAGEELKSLMPPGFFVP